Part of the Nicotiana sylvestris chromosome 5, ASM39365v2, whole genome shotgun sequence genome is shown below.
atagaatataatttttgctataggaggtaaaaattccgtTAATAAATAAGCATGAAGGCTAACAATATTGTTTTTATTTTAGTTGACATATGTTGGTGTAGTTTTATGTgatattttaatattaaaattatattatgCCTCGGAAAATTACTAATTTTCATTAGCTCATGATCTTGAGAAATGGCCATAACTCCCTTTTAACCCACTACTCCATGATGTATAAAACGATCATAACTCTTTTGTAACCACTCTATAATATTCTACCATTAATTACACACCAATTTATTCATATTTACTATGATCTCATAATTTATTACCCaactttctttcaattttatCCAAGTAAAAATTCTTGCACCTATAAATaggagttttttttttcaaataatgtAGCGTGTGAAAAAATACTGTAGAGTGCATGaaagttaaaataaaaaaaaatagttttacttTATTGAAGGAAGGTATTTCAAGTGGTGAAGCTTTGCACTCAACAACTTATCCATAATTTATTTAAGCCATACGGCGTGCTAAAAAAGACTACTGCTGGATTAGTGAAGTTTTTATTGCAGTGTGCTTGAATCTCCTTAAAGAGAGCGAGATATCGGCGTCTCAACCTAAAgatatattatttttttctttttaatttttcaacTGTAATTATTCACCAACAACATAATTTGGATGATCTAGTGGTTAAACAATAAGAGTAACAATTTTGAGCTTCTAAGTTGGAAGATATTTGAATTTCATTTACTACCTTAGTGTAAGCATGTATTTCCAATCTTAGTGAGCAAAATTATTTGATACATAGTAACTAGGGGTATATATGGGCcggattggttcggtttttatcaaaattaaaccAAATCAACTATATCGATTTGGATTGGTTTGATTTTGTCGGTTTTtttcgatttttcggattttttgttaATTACGTATTATTTCAATATTACTTTGTTAAATATTTGATAAGTATACAtctatttagtaaaaatataaaaaactgACAAACATTTTATcgattaaaatattcttatgggagAATTCTATTAGTAAcataataattatttttctagtcgtctgacaataatttttcgttgatATACACTTTCAGGTTAACCGGATTcagtaactaaacataaaaatcaatatgatacctaaatatTAATAACCATTTCacattcgaaaaagatataagaatttaatagatctcaacatatgatatgaatatggaagaacaaagagataGACGCATTTCAGTAACACTTGATAAAAAAGTGATCGtacaacccattatttaaggtcaataaatatggagcacttcatattcttttaaaatttatatcccgcaagagaatcccaaatatttctagacattttctaaagaaaattatatatatatatataaattatatatttatatgtcgggttggttcggggtttttattcaataccaaaccaagtcggctttttaatcggtttggtttgactttttggtttggtGCGATTTTTCGATTCGATTTGTACACCCCTGCTCGTAACCCAAATGGTTAAGTAAATTAGTCGAGATAAGTGTAAgctaaaaaaaaaatactactaAGTACTAGTCCCTCCGTtctagtttatgtgaacctatttccttttaggttcgttccaaaaagaaagactcatttctaaatttggaaataatttagcttaaatttCAAATTCTAATATTAATGAGAGACTTTTATAACTACACAGATACTATGAACTCCTTTTTTTACTTGTTTAGGaccataaatttaaaaaaatattcctTTTTTGTTAAATTATGTGTCAAGTTAAACAGGtgcacataaattgaaacggatggagtaAATATTACTACAGTACCTATAGTGAAAGAGACAGTTGTGGtaaattttaagtttttaacTAGAGGTCGCCCGAAGAACGTCTCTTTTTCATTTGTGACCAAATTGCGCAGACAAATAGCTTGGAGTAGACCACTGAACTTTTTGTGGAATTTGAAGAATAGGACTTTGTATATTGTGACATACACTATGCCTATGGGCTATgggatagttttttttttttggttgcaaATCTACTTTTTTCTTAATTTTGATAGAGTTAATCTTACTTCTTCTAATAAATATTGTGAACAATAAAACTTAAATATTCTTGGAAGTTGGTATTTTTCTAAATTAAAGGTTTTTATCTTGCatcttttgttttgtttcattTGGAAAAGGGTTTACCCGGTGCACTTTTTTTGTCAAAGATTAATAAAATGACAATGATGTACCCCAACTCCTTTCTGGAGATTGACTTATaaacaaaagaataaaaataaatattttaaacatAATGTAAAATACaaccgcccccccccccccaaaccccccATAATAAACCAATTTTTACAATGTAGATGGCTGGGTGTTGCATATTTTTTAGTTCCTCCTGTCCACTTTAAtcaaattttatttgtttttacagtattaagaaatttaatttttagcattaattaacaataaaattgactAGATTAACCTTAATttattcattgaaaatataataaatactcCTATGCTCTCTACTCCAAGgacaactttgaaaaaaataagCTAATTCCTTCTTGgtatttgaaaaaataaaatattatgaaccataaaaaaaggccaaaaaattaattaaagtgaaCCGGAGGAAGTATTAAATAACCGATTATGAATTAAGGACAAGATTGTAATTTTACTTGAAACTATCCCttaaaaaaagaaggaaatagTCACTTTTTCACCTTATCGGGTCTTTTGGTAGAATGCATTAGAGAAAACAATACATGCACTAACTTTTGATATTATTAATCCATTATTTTGTATACTTTTTCAACCCATGTATAATATATTactaatgcaagtattagttatacaacctatttgatatttttctatgtataactaatactccCTCTGTCCACTATTCCAAAAATAGATTTTTACTTTTACTTATCCACTTTCACATatcaagaaaaaaataatttattttttctgtTTTGCCCTTAGCATTAATTACTTATTCCAAATTATTTTCCAAATCCATTAAGACAATACACCAATTAATATGactatcatggtaaattatgcactatatttattatttcttaaggaaTGTGCAAAGTCAATCGTGgataagtaaaagtgaacggaaggAGTACATAACAAACCATGGTATTAGCAATATAAaagctattaatgcatgcattagcagggttaaagaaaaattatacttaaagtcccttaaaactaaagaatatagaggatatttttgtaaaaaacTAACTTTCTTTAAAAACATGGGATGCATTttgatttttaataataaataataaataatttttgcATTACTAATACGCCTTAATCCGTACTGCTCTCATacaccataccaaacgacccctaaggacCATTCACCTTATATAAAACACATTGGTCGAAATTTTCTAGAAGTCACGTGCGTATTGTTTCTCCCAATTTCCGAGTTTTACCCAAATTTCAAAACACGCCTATTAATTCTACACCGTCTGATCATACATCGTTCTCCTCATCACTGCCGTCCGATCACTCACACGTGCCGCAAACAACCTCTTTTATCTCTTCCCTCTCCTAGAACAAAGTCGTAAAACTCAAAAACTCCTCCAGCTCCCACATCAAAGCTAGGGTTCTATTCGGCCGTCAAATTTCACAGCGGCAGGTTTAATTTCGTCTTCTCATTCGTAGAATTTGTTAACAGTTCTTTAACAGTTACttctttttttggaatttctGTGTATGTGCATGTGGAATTTgtaatttttgttaattaattttgaTTTGATTGTACAGTGGAGAAAAAAGTATGGAGAAGGAGCTAATTGAGCTGTTTGAGACGGTAAAGCGAGCCGCCGATGCAGCTGCCGTCGACGGCGGTGCAGATTCGTCGCCGGAGGAGAGTAGGTGCGTTGACGTTTTGAAGCAGCTTAAAAAGTTTCCTGTCAATTATCAAGTCCTCGTATCTACACAGGTAACAATACGTTTTTTCTTTGCGTTTTtgattttaattgtttaatttattTAGAAGGTAATTTTTATTATGCGTGCGTGATTTTTGATAAACAAGCTTCTGCTTGTCGTGTACATTTAACTTTTCTTTATTGGAAAAGGCTTGCAGTTGTATCAAACTTTGaaaaaatttgaagtgatttgaaaTTTTTTGTGAACTGATAAATACATATAGAATATGTCACACACCTAGTGGCCAATAAAGTTGGAACAATCCACGGGAGATTAGGGTTCAAGTCCTAGCGAAGTCAGAAAACACTAGTTTCTTCCCATTTTTCTAAGTCTTTGGACAGAGTTATCTATACCTCTCCTGGTAGGAGTTAGCAGAAACTGGTAGATTAGTTAAGGGGTGTGCAAGTTAGAAGGTTACCATTGCTAtttcttttgctaaaaaagcAAGATGTCTCAGAGTGGTGTTTGGTTGGCAAAAATGCTTCTTTTtgaaagaagttaaaattcattCTCTGAAGTTGGAAGATAAATATTCAAAAAAGCTTTGCAAACAAACAAATTTGAAACACTGAAAGTATAATTTGCAAACCTCTTACAATCAATTTTCCAGCAAAACACCATTTTTACAAACAATGTTATGCTTATTGTTTACTATGACAGCCTATCACTTGATGCTAGTGAGAAGCCTATGATCCCTTTCCTGTATTTGACTTAAGGAAACATGTTTCAGGTGGGTAAACGTCTTCGGCAGTTGACAAAACATCCGAGGGAGAAGATCCAGGCTTTGGCATCTGATGTGGTTCAGAACTGGAAAAATATAATCGTAAGAGaaactttgaaaaataagaacAGCAATGGAGTAAATGGGGAATCCGTGAAAGATGAATGTCCTGGTGCTACTGCTAATGAAGCCACTAAATCTCAGATAGCCAATCTGGTGAAGGTTGAAAAGGTGTCAAGGGTTGATAATGTAAAAGTTGAGAGGATGACCTCAAAATCTGACAATGTAGTGAAGTCAGAAAGTTCGTTTACTGTTAATGCTGTGAAGACTGAAAAGAGAACTGTTTCTGATAGCATAAAAGTTGAGAAGATATCAAAAGATGGGAAATTGAGCTCTAATGTGGCAAGTGTTGCTCCGCCAAAGTTGGGCGCTCTAATTTATTGCAAGGACTCCGTGAGGGACAAAGTTCGGGAACTCCTTGCAGAGGCTTTATGCAAAGTCTCAGGCGAAGTAGATGACGATTTGAGGGATGAGGTAAATGCATGTGATCCGAATAGAGTTGCAGTTCAAGTAGAGACTGCAATGTTTGAGAGGTGGGGTAGATCTAATGGTGCCCAGAAGTTCAAGTATAGGTCTATAATGTTCAATATCAAGGATCCAAACAATCCAGATTTCCGGAGAAAAGTCCTTATAGGACAGATTCCTCCTCGTAGTATTACTGAACTGACACCAGAAGAAATGGCAAGTGAAGAAAGGCAAAAGCAGAATGAGAAAATTAAAGAGAAAGCGTTATTCAATAGTGAACGTGGGCTTCCTGCACAGGCTAGTACCGATAAGTTCAAGTGTGGTAGGTGTAGAAAGAATCAGTGCACCTACTATCAGATGCAAACACGGAGTGCAGATGAACCTATGACCACGTACGTGACATGCGTGAACTGCCAAAATCGCTGGAAGTTCTGTTAAATTTGAGCCAGTATCCATTTATCATTTACTGGTATCACATTGTGAGCTTCATAGGCACCCTCTCTTAACCTTGATGTAGTTCCTagttcattttttcattttcttcttggaGGCAATCTCATTATGCCTGCACAGGATCGCTGAGATAGTTTATTGTGCGAGATGTTATGACATTGTATTTTTTTCCTCATTTCTAGGCTAAAAAAATTGCTCTACAGAAAATGCAGTTGTATTGGAAAGAAATAATTATAAATTGAAGATGCATTTGTGGGCAACTATGGATATTTTCTTTCCAGTAGATTATTATCAGTTGATTTTCCTGCAAAGTTATTCCAAATTCATTCAGATTCTTCTGCAACAGTAGGAGAAATTTCATTTTCAGATTCTGTCCTGCTGTGTCTGGAATTTATAGAGTATGCAAATCTGTTAGGAATGTTGTTGGATTCTCACCCTAAACTTTTTCCTCTTTTACCATTTTGCTCGACAGCCATTATCACAATTATAGTTAGAGCTGGGCATATGTTTGGGTAAAATTGATAGTCCGAACCGAAAAAAACTTATTGGATTATTGGTATCGGAATTGGGTTA
Proteins encoded:
- the LOC104228561 gene encoding transcription elongation factor TFIIS-like, coding for MEKELIELFETVKRAADAAAVDGGADSSPEESRCVDVLKQLKKFPVNYQVLVSTQVGKRLRQLTKHPREKIQALASDVVQNWKNIIVRETLKNKNSNGVNGESVKDECPGATANEATKSQIANLVKVEKVSRVDNVKVERMTSKSDNVVKSESSFTVNAVKTEKRTVSDSIKVEKISKDGKLSSNVASVAPPKLGALIYCKDSVRDKVRELLAEALCKVSGEVDDDLRDEVNACDPNRVAVQVETAMFERWGRSNGAQKFKYRSIMFNIKDPNNPDFRRKVLIGQIPPRSITELTPEEMASEERQKQNEKIKEKALFNSERGLPAQASTDKFKCGRCRKNQCTYYQMQTRSADEPMTTYVTCVNCQNRWKFC